A genome region from Paramisgurnus dabryanus chromosome 12, PD_genome_1.1, whole genome shotgun sequence includes the following:
- the hsf2 gene encoding heat shock factor protein 2, translating into MKHNSNVPAFLTKLWTLVEDSDTNEFICWSQEGNSFLVLNEQRFAKEILPKFFKHNNMASFVRQLNMYGFRKVMHIDTGIVKQERDGPIEFQHPYFKHGQDDLLENIKRKVSNARPEESKMKQDDLSKILTSVQSVHEQQENMDARLATLKRENEALWTELSDLRQKHVQQQQVIKELVQFIFTLVQNNRMLNLKRKRPLALNSNGKKAKFIQQIFEETIDNSKSAVNGLNGIKNGSDISDEVIICDVTDEDLEVADSTSVAVDQGDAEIVEIGFESGPTTRDDSINGTVTNSTVQQEAQATKSVSDVSPSNSALQLNKPSGLSLEDPFKLMDSILSENGAISQNINLLGKLELMDYLDSIDCSLEDFQSMLYGKHFSIDPDIEEETGMKTNHDIDKDRNGKSDPNNADRQLIQYTTCPLLALLDGCTPLSPSTDPSADEPADLLEKALETEPPRNSLIRLEPLTEAEANEATLFYMCELNSDLPNADIAQLDI; encoded by the exons ATGAAACACAACTCCAACGTTCCGGCTTTTCTCACGAAGCTTTGGACCCTCGTCGAGGATTCGGATACGAATGAATTTATTTGCTGGAGTCAG GAAGGGAATAGTTTTCTTGTGTTGAATGAACAAAGGTTTGCTAAAGAGATCCTCCCAAAGTTTTTCAAGCACAACAACATGGCCAGCTTTGTTCGACAGCTCAACATGT ATGGTTTTCGCAAAGTGATGCACATCGACACTGGCATAGTGAAGCAGGAGCGAGATGGGCCGATTGAATTCCAGCATCCGTACTTCAAACATGGGCAAGATGACCTGCTAGAAAATATCAAGCGAAAG GTATCAAATGCACGGCCCGAGGAGAGCAAAATGAAACAAGATGACCTCTCTAAAATTCTTACCAGTGTTCAGAGTGTCCATGAGCAGCAAGAGAACATGGATGCTAGACTTGCCACCCTGAAAAG AGAGAATGAAGCTTTGTGGACGGAGCTTTCAGACCTCAGACAGAAACACGTGCAACAGCAACAAGTCATAAAGGAG CTGGTGCAGTTCATCTTTACATTGGTTCAGAACAATCGCATGTTAAACTTGAAACGCAAGAG ACCGCTTGCACTGAACAGCAATGGAAAGAAGGCGAAATTCATCCAGCAGATTTTCGAAGAAACCATAGACAACAGCAAA TCCGCAGTAAATGGCCTTAACGGGATAAAGAACGGCTCTGACATTTCCGATGAAGTCATCATCTGTGATGTCACAGACGAAGATCTGGAAGTTGCAGATAGCACGTCAGTAGCGGTTGATCAAGG GGATGCCGAAATCGTGGAAATCGGGTTCGAAAGCGGCCCCACCACAAGAGACGACAGCATAAATGGCACTGTAACAAATTCAACTGTTCAACAAGAAGCGCAAGCAACCAAAAGCGTCTCTGATGTTTCACCAAGCAACAGTGCCCTGCAATTAAACAAACCCTCAGGTCTAAGTTTAGAGGATCCGTTCAAGCTGATGGACTCCATTCTCAGTGAAAATGGAGCTATTTCACAAAACATCAACCTTCTTGGCAA GTTGGAGCTGATGGACTATCTGGATAGCATTGACTGCAGTCTGGAGGACTTTCAGTCCATGCTGTATGGAAAACATTTCAGCATTGACCCAGACATTGAAGAG GAAACTGGCATGAAAACAAATCATGACATCGACAAAGACAGAAATGGAAAATCGGATCCTAATAATGCAG ATAGGCAGTTGATTCAGTACACCACCTGCCCTCTACTGGCCTTGCTGGACGGATGCACCCCTTTATCCCCATCTACAGATCCCTCCGCCGACGAGCCGGCAGATCTGCTGGAGAAAGCCCTCGAGACCGAACCCCCTCGCAACTCTCTGATCCGACTTGAGCCGCTTACAGAAGCAGAGGCGAACGAGGCCACGCTCTTCTACATGTGCGAACTGAACTCAGACCTGCCCAACGCTGACATAGCACAGCTGGATATCTGA